In a single window of the Acidobacteriota bacterium genome:
- a CDS encoding type II toxin-antitoxin system PemK/MazF family toxin, producing MGPPSAGDVVLVRFPFSDLSNSKLRPAVVLANADRNDWILCQITSNAFADDVAIAIDNVDLRSGGLKRISYARTGKLFTANQEIILRTAGTLSTGKFNEIVAGVVSRFKTLNRE from the coding sequence ATGGGCCCACCTTCAGCCGGAGACGTCGTCCTAGTCAGGTTTCCTTTTTCCGACCTCTCAAACTCGAAACTCAGGCCAGCCGTCGTATTGGCAAACGCTGACCGAAACGACTGGATCTTGTGTCAGATCACCAGCAATGCTTTTGCTGACGATGTCGCGATCGCGATCGACAATGTGGATCTCAGATCGGGCGGATTGAAAAGGATCAGCTATGCTCGAACGGGGAAATTGTTTACTGCTAATCAAGAGATAATCTTACGCACCGCGGGAACACTCTCGACCGGCAAATTCAACGAGATAGTTGCGGGCGTTGTCAGCCGTTTCAAGACCTTGAATCGCGAATAA
- a CDS encoding YggU family protein, with amino-acid sequence MPAAENSSVRINVRVVPRASRSEVVGMQDGVLRVRIAAPPVDGAANEELIRVLAKHFSTRKSSIEIVSGETSKNKIVRITGLAGDVPNF; translated from the coding sequence ATGCCTGCCGCAGAAAATTCCTCCGTTAGGATCAATGTCCGAGTGGTGCCGCGGGCTTCGCGGAGTGAGGTCGTCGGTATGCAGGACGGCGTTCTGCGTGTGCGGATCGCTGCACCGCCGGTTGACGGCGCCGCGAATGAGGAACTGATCCGCGTTCTGGCGAAGCATTTTTCGACGCGGAAAAGCAGCATCGAGATCGTTTCGGGAGAAACGTCCAAGAACAAGATCGTTCGTATCACGGGCCTCGCGGGCGATGTGCCAAATTTTTGA
- a CDS encoding ABC transporter permease, whose amino-acid sequence MKILREILWPLTAVFAAFIVGGIIVLAIGDNPFQTYYQLIGNSFGSMNDIGYTLFIATPLIFTGLAVAVAFRCGLLNIGAEGQLYVAAFATAWVGIKFGGAMVTVFGKEENWSWFSLPAVLLVGLCVLTAVAAGAFWGAIPGLLKAKFGSHEVINTIMLNFVAIALVSYFTQYYLKVPGDPIMQTAEIGKAAQIPRISQYIPGMPDFVPLSVAFLLAILMCVLVYIFLWKTKWGYELRAVGENPTAAEYGGISPKKQIVIAMTISGGLAGMVAIGEVLGYRYRYYDGFSDGWGFLGIAVALLGRNHPLGIFVAALFFAVLKRGEIFVDIETKYVSKDLVEVLQAIIIIFVASLQRFSRR is encoded by the coding sequence ATGAAGATCCTCCGCGAAATACTCTGGCCGCTGACCGCAGTCTTTGCGGCGTTCATTGTCGGCGGCATCATCGTGCTGGCGATCGGCGACAATCCGTTTCAAACCTATTACCAGTTGATCGGGAATTCGTTCGGCTCGATGAACGACATCGGCTACACGCTGTTCATAGCTACGCCGCTGATATTCACCGGCCTTGCGGTCGCGGTTGCGTTCCGATGCGGGTTGCTGAACATCGGAGCCGAGGGCCAACTTTACGTAGCGGCGTTCGCAACGGCGTGGGTCGGCATCAAGTTCGGCGGTGCGATGGTCACGGTTTTCGGTAAGGAAGAGAATTGGTCCTGGTTCAGCCTGCCCGCCGTGCTGCTTGTTGGGCTATGCGTCTTGACGGCGGTCGCCGCGGGTGCTTTTTGGGGCGCGATACCGGGCCTGCTGAAAGCGAAATTCGGTTCGCATGAGGTGATAAACACCATCATGCTCAATTTCGTCGCGATCGCGTTGGTCAGCTATTTCACACAGTATTATCTCAAGGTTCCCGGCGACCCGATCATGCAGACCGCCGAGATCGGCAAGGCAGCACAGATACCGCGCATCAGCCAGTACATTCCCGGAATGCCGGATTTCGTACCGCTCAGCGTCGCATTTTTGCTGGCGATATTGATGTGCGTGCTGGTCTATATTTTCCTGTGGAAGACAAAGTGGGGCTATGAGCTGCGTGCCGTCGGCGAAAATCCGACCGCCGCGGAATACGGCGGCATCTCGCCGAAAAAACAGATCGTCATCGCGATGACCATTTCGGGCGGGCTCGCGGGCATGGTCGCCATCGGCGAGGTGCTCGGCTATCGCTATCGCTATTACGACGGCTTTTCGGACGGCTGGGGCTTCTTAGGCATCGCCGTCGCACTGCTCGGCAGAAATCACCCGCTCGGCATCTTTGTCGCGGCACTTTTCTTCGCGGTGCTGAAACGCGGCGAGATCTTTGTGGACATCGAGACCAAATACGTATCAAAGGATCTGGTCGAGGTCCTGCAGGCCATAATCATCATTTTCGTGGCATCTTTGCAGAGGTTCAGCAGGAGGTAA
- a CDS encoding YggT family protein, giving the protein MLTTFVYPWFFLIVWSVFGVFLAVMLLRLVFNYADPNPFGKVGRFGFKVRKRTEKWVYPAARFFAINKIDTRLAPLLTLLIGLLLTYFFTQVVGNAMFVIDGLTAGIATGDVKKIVGFILYGALSVLILFIFIRFLSSWFTFQPNKFLALVGRVTEPILAPARRLIPPVGMFDISAMLVLLFIGFLQVIVMNVFVR; this is encoded by the coding sequence ATGCTGACGACATTTGTTTATCCGTGGTTTTTTCTGATCGTTTGGTCGGTCTTTGGCGTATTTTTGGCCGTGATGCTGCTGCGGTTGGTGTTTAACTACGCGGATCCGAACCCTTTCGGCAAGGTCGGCAGGTTCGGCTTTAAGGTGCGAAAACGCACCGAAAAATGGGTATATCCCGCCGCACGCTTTTTCGCGATAAACAAGATCGACACGCGGCTGGCACCGCTGCTGACGCTGCTGATCGGGCTGCTGCTGACGTATTTTTTTACGCAGGTCGTCGGTAATGCGATGTTCGTCATCGACGGACTGACGGCCGGCATCGCTACGGGCGACGTGAAAAAGATCGTCGGTTTTATTCTCTACGGAGCCTTGAGCGTGCTGATACTTTTCATCTTTATACGCTTTTTGTCGTCGTGGTTCACCTTTCAGCCGAACAAGTTTCTCGCCCTTGTCGGCCGCGTGACCGAACCGATACTCGCCCCCGCACGCAGGCTGATCCCGCCGGTCGGGATGTTCGACATCTCAGCGATGCTCGTGCTGCTTTTTATCGGATTCCTGCAAGTGATCGTGATGAATGTGTTTGTGAGATAA
- a CDS encoding PAS domain-containing protein, giving the protein MLSPSLPSKAANATAAMPNADDAAKSLKFISELGRSLLATVHPKKVASCVAEALRVRFDAPVCAFAAELENLGLITSISRKGKTKAELSREKFEKWLSFMPPQIAHAETDKDEFLIAGKAHSAEYIAPLFINGGISGAIVLALQNGVELTEADTRLIEAATQMAAMSVNLSAHYETTINNSISEAREEDRKFTEAILDALPVSLYVVDHDYKIVAWNRHREEGQLGIPRDIAVGRDVFDVLEKYPQGRHRAEFERAFRTGRIERIEQQTVADDGSTRHWLVSKVPMRDPNTRDVTHVITIGEDVTMRVEAVQAVSRAEKLAAVGRLAAGIVHEINNPLATIAACAESLEHRVADGEFVNSEAEADLKEFLELMKSEAFRCKSITSDLLDFSRVRTGERAPTDIGEVVRSAANLISHQKRGNGITQRVEIADNLPLVSADAGQIQQAVIALATNAIDAMPEGGILTFRVSERGDRVVIEVEDTGVGIPPENMSQIYEPFFTTKDVGKGTGLGLAVCYGIVSEHNGRLSVRSTPGKGTVFSISIPALKTE; this is encoded by the coding sequence ATGCTTTCACCGTCGCTGCCCAGCAAAGCGGCAAACGCAACGGCTGCAATGCCGAATGCGGATGACGCCGCAAAAAGTCTAAAGTTCATTTCCGAGCTTGGGCGTAGCCTGCTTGCAACAGTCCACCCCAAAAAGGTGGCAAGCTGCGTCGCGGAGGCTCTGCGTGTGCGTTTTGACGCGCCCGTTTGCGCTTTTGCTGCCGAGCTCGAAAATCTGGGGCTTATAACGAGCATTTCAAGGAAGGGCAAAACCAAGGCGGAATTGAGCCGTGAGAAATTCGAGAAATGGCTGTCATTCATGCCGCCGCAGATCGCCCATGCGGAAACTGACAAAGACGAATTTCTGATCGCCGGCAAAGCACACAGTGCTGAATACATCGCACCGCTGTTCATCAATGGCGGCATTTCGGGCGCGATCGTACTTGCACTGCAGAACGGCGTTGAATTGACCGAGGCCGACACACGGCTGATCGAAGCCGCCACGCAGATGGCTGCGATGAGCGTGAATCTATCGGCACATTACGAGACGACGATAAACAACTCGATCAGCGAGGCCCGTGAAGAGGACCGCAAATTTACGGAAGCGATATTGGACGCTCTGCCGGTCTCGCTTTACGTCGTCGATCATGATTACAAGATCGTTGCGTGGAACCGCCACCGCGAGGAAGGCCAGCTCGGCATACCGCGCGACATCGCCGTCGGGCGCGACGTATTTGACGTTCTCGAGAAATATCCGCAAGGCCGCCATCGTGCCGAGTTTGAGCGTGCTTTCCGCACGGGCCGTATCGAACGCATCGAACAGCAAACGGTCGCAGACGACGGATCGACGCGGCATTGGCTGGTCAGCAAAGTGCCGATGCGCGACCCGAATACGCGCGACGTGACGCACGTCATCACCATAGGTGAGGACGTGACCATGCGTGTCGAAGCCGTACAGGCCGTCAGCCGTGCGGAAAAACTGGCCGCGGTCGGCCGTCTCGCTGCGGGTATCGTGCACGAGATAAACAATCCGCTGGCGACGATCGCCGCGTGTGCCGAATCGCTGGAGCACCGCGTCGCCGACGGCGAGTTTGTAAATTCCGAAGCTGAGGCAGACCTGAAAGAATTCCTCGAACTGATGAAAAGCGAGGCCTTTCGCTGCAAATCCATCACATCCGACCTGCTTGATTTCAGCCGCGTCCGCACCGGCGAACGGGCACCGACTGACATTGGCGAGGTCGTACGGTCTGCGGCAAACCTTATCTCGCATCAGAAACGCGGCAACGGCATCACGCAGCGAGTCGAGATCGCCGACAACCTGCCGCTAGTTTCGGCGGACGCGGGCCAGATACAGCAGGCGGTCATCGCTCTTGCGACGAACGCCATCGACGCAATGCCGGAAGGCGGCATTCTCACTTTCCGCGTGTCCGAACGCGGCGACCGCGTCGTCATCGAGGTCGAAGACACCGGCGTCGGAATACCGCCGGAAAACATGTCGCAGATCTACGAACCTTTCTTCACCACAAAAGATGTCGGCAAAGGCACGGGCCTGGGCCTCGCCGTCTGTTACGGCATCGTCTCCGAACACAACGGCCGCCTCAGCGTCCGCTCGACACCTGGTAAAGGAACTGTGTTCTCTATATCAATTCCCGCTCTCAAAACCGAATAA
- a CDS encoding YebC/PmpR family DNA-binding transcriptional regulator: MSGHSKWHTIKHKKGALDAKRGKIFTKLIKEITVAARTGGSGDVDSNARLRKAVSDAKGQNMPNDTIDRAIKRGTGELEGASYDEVTYEGYGPNGVAVMVEGLTDNRNRTVAEIRHIFSKNGGNMGESGSVGWMFDKKGYIVVDKAAKSEDELFEIAIEAGAEDMQDDGDVFEIFTAPENFEAVNDAVKAAGIEPQVAEVTMIPQNYIKLEGADAKTMLKLYDALEDNDDVQKVYANFDIDESEMG; encoded by the coding sequence ATGTCAGGACACAGTAAGTGGCACACAATTAAGCACAAAAAGGGCGCACTCGACGCCAAACGCGGCAAGATATTTACGAAGCTCATAAAAGAGATCACCGTCGCGGCACGCACGGGCGGCAGCGGCGACGTTGATTCGAACGCACGTTTGAGGAAGGCCGTTTCGGACGCGAAGGGGCAGAATATGCCCAATGACACAATCGACCGCGCCATCAAACGCGGCACGGGCGAGCTGGAAGGAGCGTCGTATGACGAGGTGACATACGAAGGCTACGGCCCGAACGGCGTCGCCGTGATGGTCGAGGGACTGACCGACAACCGCAACAGAACGGTCGCTGAAATTCGCCACATCTTTTCAAAGAATGGCGGCAACATGGGCGAGAGCGGCTCGGTCGGTTGGATGTTTGATAAGAAAGGCTACATCGTCGTCGATAAGGCCGCGAAGAGCGAGGACGAGTTGTTCGAGATAGCGATCGAGGCCGGTGCTGAAGATATGCAGGACGACGGCGATGTTTTTGAGATATTTACGGCGCCCGAAAATTTCGAGGCGGTCAACGACGCCGTCAAGGCCGCCGGCATCGAACCGCAGGTCGCCGAAGTGACGATGATCCCACAAAACTACATCAAGCTCGAAGGTGCCGACGCCAAGACGATGCTCAAGCTCTATGACGCGCTCGAGGACAACGACGACGTCCAAAAAGTCTATGCGAATTTTGATATAGACGAGAGCGAGATGGGGTAG
- a CDS encoding tetratricopeptide repeat protein, which translates to MTFDLRKDAKWYLPVVLAAMLVFANGIGGEFVYDDMRQIVRNPLIQDIGNTWKALTSDVWAFKGDGSIAGSSYWRPTFTLWQIVNFQLFGMSPAGWHVGNIALHALACFLAFALLRRWEFSAPAAFLITLIFAVHPVHVESVTWIAGVPDILLTVFFLASLWFATSFYETGSTNNLIVSAILYALVLGSKEIGLLCLPIYYFLFLYLGRDKEKKRLKAGTTTFLAVHTVVAAAYFAARWAVLGKLNSPPLDPVPFGNAILSIPSMAAFYLRQMFFPYWLGINYDLQPVETVGLTNFIIPAAVCIAAAFGIYILVKRGIRERLALALLAFPLLLALNATAFPADQIVHDRYLYLPLLGALMLIVPLAFKLAEQKFVLAAGIAICAVLAFQTVRYNTAYANEMALWQWTAKVDSGSFTQGQLGSALAEAGRHEEAVAAYSKAIDERPTPRNYLGRGRSLIRLKQHDRAINDLNVGLQFPDEQMDIYAAYQLYEALAVAFSETGRFKNGLDNLAKARIELPMYFAAISNNMAVILYQAGQKEAARIELENAREAAKNELLPESKSVLFRLGLLYMEQNRTDEARTALQEYLAQTNGLSEKSVLNNRAQAAKALERLR; encoded by the coding sequence ATGACCTTCGATCTCCGAAAAGACGCAAAATGGTATCTGCCCGTCGTCTTGGCCGCGATGCTCGTTTTCGCTAACGGCATCGGCGGCGAATTCGTTTACGACGACATGCGGCAGATCGTCCGAAATCCGCTTATTCAGGACATTGGAAATACATGGAAAGCCCTCACAAGCGACGTTTGGGCCTTCAAAGGCGACGGCTCGATCGCCGGCAGCAGCTATTGGCGGCCGACATTCACGCTGTGGCAGATAGTGAATTTCCAGCTCTTCGGAATGTCGCCCGCAGGCTGGCACGTCGGCAACATCGCCCTGCACGCTCTGGCGTGTTTTCTCGCTTTTGCACTGCTGCGGCGTTGGGAATTTTCGGCGCCCGCAGCGTTTTTGATAACTCTCATATTCGCCGTGCATCCCGTGCATGTCGAATCCGTAACTTGGATCGCCGGCGTTCCCGACATTCTGCTGACGGTCTTTTTTCTCGCGTCGCTGTGGTTCGCGACGTCATTTTACGAAACGGGCTCGACGAACAACCTGATAGTTTCCGCCATTCTTTATGCGCTTGTTCTCGGTTCAAAAGAGATCGGGCTGCTGTGTCTGCCGATATACTATTTTCTGTTTCTATACCTTGGTCGAGACAAGGAGAAGAAAAGACTGAAGGCCGGCACGACGACGTTCCTCGCCGTTCATACGGTTGTCGCTGCGGCATACTTTGCCGCCCGATGGGCCGTGTTGGGCAAGTTGAACTCGCCACCGCTCGATCCGGTGCCTTTTGGCAACGCGATACTTAGCATTCCGTCGATGGCAGCATTCTATCTGCGGCAGATGTTCTTCCCGTATTGGCTGGGCATCAACTACGACCTGCAGCCTGTCGAAACAGTTGGACTGACGAATTTCATCATTCCCGCCGCGGTTTGCATCGCGGCCGCTTTCGGTATCTACATTCTGGTAAAGCGCGGCATACGTGAACGCCTCGCACTGGCGCTATTAGCATTTCCGCTCCTGCTTGCGTTGAACGCGACGGCGTTTCCCGCCGACCAGATCGTCCACGACCGCTATCTTTATCTGCCGCTGTTGGGAGCGCTGATGCTCATCGTGCCTCTCGCGTTCAAGCTCGCGGAGCAGAAATTCGTGCTTGCCGCCGGCATCGCGATCTGTGCGGTACTGGCGTTTCAGACGGTGCGTTACAACACGGCTTACGCCAACGAAATGGCTCTGTGGCAATGGACAGCGAAGGTTGACAGCGGATCCTTTACGCAGGGGCAATTGGGAAGCGCTCTGGCAGAAGCAGGCCGCCATGAAGAGGCTGTCGCAGCCTATTCAAAGGCCATTGACGAACGGCCGACGCCGCGAAATTATCTTGGACGCGGCCGTTCGCTGATCCGTTTGAAACAGCACGACCGTGCGATAAATGACCTGAATGTCGGGCTGCAGTTTCCTGATGAGCAGATGGACATCTACGCCGCATATCAGCTTTACGAGGCTCTCGCAGTAGCCTTTTCCGAAACAGGGCGGTTCAAGAACGGCCTCGACAACCTCGCAAAGGCTCGCATCGAACTGCCGATGTACTTCGCCGCGATATCGAACAATATGGCGGTCATTCTGTATCAGGCAGGCCAAAAAGAGGCTGCACGGATAGAACTGGAAAACGCACGCGAGGCCGCTAAGAATGAGCTGCTGCCTGAATCTAAGAGCGTACTTTTTAGGCTTGGACTGCTCTACATGGAACAGAACCGAACCGACGAGGCCCGCACCGCATTGCAGGAATACCTCGCCCAAACAAACGGCCTGAGCGAAAAGTCGGTCCTGAATAACCGTGCACAAGCGGCGAAGGCGTTGGAAAGGTTAAGGTAA
- the rsmG gene encoding 16S rRNA (guanine(527)-N(7))-methyltransferase RsmG, with protein MQSEFAEAIKQHQTEFGVSLSDAVVERLGAYYAFILEHNPMLHLVAPSTPAEFATRHILESLTLLEFLPEGAKFADVGTGAGLPSIPCLIAREDLHAVLIESKEKKAKFLELAVEQLGLTDRVKIVNKQFQEADPGNCEYVTCRALDKFSEKLPRLLKWAMRRHLLLFGNQKLGEMLQATGLDVGPKLMPMSEQRYLFAAIR; from the coding sequence ATGCAGAGCGAGTTTGCAGAAGCGATCAAACAGCATCAGACGGAATTCGGAGTGTCCCTTTCTGACGCTGTCGTAGAAAGGCTCGGGGCCTATTACGCGTTCATTCTCGAGCACAATCCGATGCTGCATCTCGTGGCTCCAAGCACGCCGGCGGAGTTTGCGACGCGGCACATTTTGGAATCGTTGACCTTGCTCGAATTCCTGCCCGAAGGGGCGAAGTTCGCCGATGTCGGCACGGGTGCGGGGCTGCCTTCTATACCGTGCCTGATCGCCCGCGAAGATCTGCATGCTGTCCTGATCGAATCGAAAGAAAAAAAGGCGAAGTTCCTTGAGCTCGCAGTCGAGCAGCTCGGTCTGACGGATCGCGTCAAGATCGTGAACAAACAGTTTCAGGAGGCCGATCCGGGAAACTGCGAATACGTTACCTGCCGTGCGCTGGATAAGTTTTCGGAGAAGCTGCCGCGGCTGCTGAAATGGGCGATGCGGCGGCATTTGTTGCTTTTCGGCAATCAAAAACTGGGCGAAATGCTGCAAGCGACAGGCCTTGACGTCGGTCCTAAGTTAATGCCGATGTCCGAACAGCGTTATCTTTTCGCCGCTATCAGGTAA
- a CDS encoding tetratricopeptide repeat protein: MKPYARFALLLSAALFFASSLPIAAQDDLNPREMWLRVETLFEQSNRVDALPWLEKLLKAEPDNSDVHRMLAEALMAKAFHVETDEESKALRKRARESFIKARDLGDTSEYVRLLIGSIPPDGGGRSKYSSVPASDAATLAGEQAFTSGKIDEALGHYQRALELDQKNYYAALFAGNMYLQKNDYKNAETWFQKAIAIDPFTETAYRYSATPLMRQNKFDQARDRYIEAWITEPYSRFAINGMLGWGEATRHNLSHPRIDPPKTETGEDGKPKTTINVNPLADDGSMAWMAYVAGSEKWEKEKFKQHYPNETAYRRSLAEEVDRLRSVVSMAKTLKPKKLNPQIEMIEKLDKDGVLEAFILMSYGNAEIHRDHRAYLAANRSKMRLYVTKYVIKK; this comes from the coding sequence ATGAAGCCGTACGCCCGTTTTGCACTTTTGCTCTCCGCCGCTCTCTTTTTTGCCTCGTCACTGCCGATCGCTGCACAGGACGACCTGAATCCGCGTGAGATGTGGCTGCGTGTTGAAACTCTGTTCGAGCAGAGCAATCGCGTCGATGCCTTGCCGTGGCTGGAAAAGCTGCTCAAGGCCGAACCCGACAACAGCGACGTTCACCGCATGCTGGCCGAAGCGCTGATGGCAAAGGCGTTTCACGTTGAAACCGATGAAGAATCAAAAGCGCTCAGAAAACGCGCGCGCGAATCATTTATCAAAGCCCGCGATCTGGGCGACACCAGCGAATACGTAAGGTTATTGATCGGCTCGATACCGCCCGACGGCGGCGGCAGGTCGAAATATTCATCCGTTCCCGCATCGGACGCGGCGACGCTTGCCGGCGAACAGGCATTCACATCAGGCAAGATAGACGAAGCACTCGGCCACTATCAGCGTGCTCTCGAACTCGACCAGAAGAATTATTATGCCGCGCTCTTTGCCGGCAATATGTACCTGCAAAAGAACGATTACAAGAATGCGGAAACGTGGTTTCAGAAAGCCATCGCCATAGATCCTTTTACAGAAACGGCGTATCGCTATTCGGCAACGCCGCTGATGCGGCAGAACAAATTCGATCAGGCTCGCGACCGTTATATCGAAGCATGGATCACAGAACCCTACAGCCGTTTTGCGATAAACGGAATGCTCGGCTGGGGCGAAGCGACGCGGCACAACCTCTCGCATCCGCGCATCGACCCGCCAAAGACCGAGACGGGCGAGGACGGCAAGCCGAAAACCACGATCAACGTGAATCCGCTAGCCGATGATGGTTCGATGGCGTGGATGGCATACGTTGCAGGTTCGGAGAAATGGGAAAAGGAGAAATTCAAGCAGCACTATCCGAATGAAACGGCATACCGCCGCTCGCTTGCCGAAGAGGTGGACAGGCTCCGCAGCGTGGTCTCAATGGCCAAGACCCTGAAACCCAAAAAACTGAACCCGCAGATCGAGATGATCGAAAAGCTCGACAAAGACGGTGTCCTCGAAGCCTTCATCCTGATGTCCTACGGCAATGCAGAGATACACCGCGACCACCGCGCATACCTCGCCGCAAACCGCTCTAAAATGCGGCTGTATGTGACGAAGTATGTGATCAAAAAATAG
- a CDS encoding sigma-54-dependent Fis family transcriptional regulator, with translation MAKLLIVDDEKNLRLVVEKELTRQGHEAACAEDGEAAWEMLEAASYDVVLCDINMPRLDGMGLLRRIKEQLQDPPEVIMLTGQATVETAIEAMKLGAYDYLTKPYRIGELSALVTAATEKQQLKVDNQRLRAQIERKTAPLPDIVADSPQMKEALRLVNRVAPSETSVLITGESGVGKELIAQAIHRLSDRADKPFIDLNCAALQDTLLESELFGHEAGAFSGARQRKLGLFEIADGGTLFLDEVMEMPLQLQSKLLRALETRTFFRVGGVKKVEVDVRLVAATNRDKEQAVAEGIFRADLMYRINSFEIFVPPLRERREDIEPLARHLLYKLAGANAPDLSPAAIEALTNFDWAGNVRQLRNCLERALLLSDNGVITPRELPPEVAFGKTSLPSFSVNYGDAANAPAAVTAHAHPTNLRDVERRQIIGALEKTGWHRGRTAEMLGISPSTLYRRLREYGLDTR, from the coding sequence ATGGCTAAACTCTTAATTGTCGATGATGAGAAAAATCTGCGGCTTGTCGTAGAAAAGGAGCTTACGCGGCAGGGCCACGAGGCTGCATGTGCCGAGGACGGCGAGGCCGCCTGGGAAATGCTCGAAGCGGCGTCGTACGACGTCGTGCTGTGCGACATCAATATGCCGCGGCTCGACGGAATGGGCCTGCTGCGCCGTATCAAAGAGCAGCTTCAGGATCCGCCGGAGGTGATAATGCTCACGGGCCAGGCGACCGTAGAGACCGCGATCGAGGCGATGAAGCTCGGGGCGTATGATTATCTGACAAAGCCCTACCGCATCGGCGAGCTCTCGGCGCTCGTTACGGCCGCAACCGAAAAACAGCAACTCAAGGTTGATAATCAGCGGCTGCGGGCGCAGATCGAGCGAAAGACTGCACCGCTGCCCGACATCGTTGCAGATTCGCCGCAGATGAAAGAGGCACTGCGGCTGGTGAACCGCGTCGCACCGTCCGAAACATCGGTTTTGATAACGGGCGAATCGGGCGTCGGCAAAGAATTGATCGCACAGGCGATACACCGTCTGAGCGACCGTGCGGACAAGCCTTTCATCGATCTGAACTGTGCGGCACTGCAGGATACGCTGCTCGAAAGCGAACTTTTCGGCCACGAGGCCGGTGCGTTCTCGGGAGCTCGGCAGCGAAAGCTCGGGCTTTTTGAGATAGCCGACGGCGGCACGCTGTTCCTGGACGAAGTGATGGAAATGCCGCTGCAATTGCAGTCCAAGCTGCTCCGTGCGCTCGAGACGCGTACGTTTTTCCGCGTCGGCGGCGTGAAAAAGGTAGAGGTTGACGTGCGGCTGGTCGCTGCTACTAACCGCGACAAAGAGCAGGCGGTCGCCGAGGGCATCTTCCGCGCCGACCTGATGTACCGCATCAACAGTTTTGAGATATTCGTGCCGCCGCTTCGCGAACGCCGCGAGGATATCGAGCCGCTCGCACGGCATCTGCTTTACAAACTCGCCGGAGCCAACGCTCCCGACCTGTCGCCCGCGGCGATCGAAGCTCTGACCAATTTCGACTGGGCGGGCAACGTGCGTCAGCTACGCAATTGCCTGGAACGAGCGCTGCTGCTTTCGGACAACGGCGTCATCACACCGCGTGAACTGCCGCCTGAGGTCGCTTTCGGCAAAACTTCTCTGCCCAGCTTTTCTGTGAATTACGGCGATGCGGCGAACGCACCGGCCGCGGTTACCGCACACGCTCATCCGACGAATCTACGCGACGTCGAGCGCCGGCAGATCATTGGCGCATTGGAAAAAACGGGCTGGCACCGCGGCCGCACCGCCGAAATGCTCGGCATCTCGCCCTCCACGCTTTACCGACGTTTGCGGGAATACGGGCTGGATACTCGCTGA
- a CDS encoding YggS family pyridoxal phosphate-dependent enzyme, which yields MNGGLKERIDEVRTRIADAAARAGRDASEIQLIAVSKTHPAETVREAIAAGVNVFGENKVQEADAKIPAIGRSDAKWHLIGHLQKNKARRAVQHFDVIHSVDSLELADRLERICGEEGRAELPVLIQVDLAGEETKSGIAEDGLGELIDYLRKCGRLKLIGLMILPPFFDDAEATRPYFKKLREIRDHLLAGGELSMGMSHDFEVAIEEGATMVRVGTAIFGEREY from the coding sequence ATGAATGGCGGGCTGAAAGAGCGGATCGACGAGGTGCGAACTCGTATCGCAGATGCCGCGGCACGCGCGGGCCGCGATGCGTCGGAGATACAACTGATCGCCGTCAGCAAAACGCATCCGGCGGAAACCGTGCGCGAGGCGATCGCTGCGGGCGTTAACGTTTTCGGCGAGAACAAGGTTCAGGAAGCCGACGCGAAAATTCCGGCGATCGGCCGCAGCGACGCCAAGTGGCATCTGATCGGGCATCTGCAAAAGAACAAGGCCCGGCGTGCGGTGCAGCATTTTGACGTGATACATTCGGTCGATTCATTGGAACTGGCCGATCGGCTGGAACGCATCTGCGGCGAAGAAGGCCGTGCGGAACTGCCTGTACTGATACAAGTTGACCTGGCAGGCGAAGAGACGAAATCGGGCATCGCAGAAGATGGGCTTGGCGAATTGATAGACTATCTGCGTAAATGCGGGCGGCTGAAATTGATCGGGCTGATGATATTGCCGCCGTTTTTTGACGACGCCGAAGCCACGCGACCGTATTTCAAAAAGCTGCGGGAAATTCGCGATCATTTGCTGGCGGGCGGCGAGCTTTCGATGGGCATGAGTCACGACTTTGAGGTCGCTATCGAAGAAGGTGCAACGATGGTCCGCGTGGGCACGGCGATATTCGGGGAAAGGGAGTATTAG